The sequence below is a genomic window from Maridesulfovibrio frigidus DSM 17176.
CCCACTTTGATATTGTCGATGGAGCTACTTCTAAAAGCTCGGCAAGTTTCCGGAGACTGTATCCGGTTCGGGCGCGCAGCTCTTTCAAGGTAAGTTCTGCGCCTGCCCCACGGCTTACAGGAAAAAACTCCATGCCATGATCTTTAATAACTAAATATTCGACCCTCTGCGAAGCGAGTTTATTATCAACTGATCCATCTGAATCCTTAACAAGAATCTCTTTAATCTCAGGTGCGACTTTTAAGACTTTGCGGCCTACTTCTTCCCGATCCATTAAAGGCAAATTATCAGGAAAACCTAACTTCTCTTGTGCTTTCACAAGGCCTGCAAGGTAACCGGCCTGATTAGGCTTACCTTCCTCGATCCTTTTAATAACCCGTGGACTTAAATTTAACCAAATATCTTTCTTCAAAATCAACTCTCTTTAGTCGTTATGAGGCTCTCTTTCGAAGAATAGTTTTTTTGTACAAAGTATCGCAATATTGAGAGTCAACTACTTGGTTGGTCAATGTATTTATGATCACCTTATTATTTAACAGCTAGCTTTGCCATAAATGCATCTTCGATAATGTTGTAAATGGCACTGTCCAATTCAAGTTGAGATATAAAATCTCTGTAGCTAAATTGATTCGTTATTATATCTTTATGCCTATCCCAAATGGCCGGAGGGATACGCCCTTTATGGTTATGATTCAATAGCCCCTCAGCTGCGCGGACTCTTAGATACCATGGGTTTCCAGTTGCAGATAGACTGAGCAAATTCTCAGTGAATTGTTCATCTCCTGTTTTAACGGGAGAAAAATCAATACCTAAGGCATTTGTGACTAAACATGCTGTGCTCTGAATGAAATTGCTATTTAAATAAAATGATTCAGTTTTTTCCCTGTAAGCGTGCTTGGCTCTTCTAATGACTTCCATGTTGTTCCAGATATGGTTGCCAAGGGTTGTTGATAAAAGTTGTGGAGAGAAAACGTACTCCCCTCTCTCAGCCAAGTGCGTTATCGTAAGATTTCTAAATGCAACAAAAAGAACATCTGCATACCATAATACTGAGTGTTTTTCTTCCGGTATAACTGCTAGCAGCTCAAGCAGCGCCTTTGTCTCGTTATAATCTTTTCGGTAGCTCTTTTTAGGTGAGAACTTACTAAAAATATTTGAGAGCCTGTTGTCTTCATCTGAAAGAATTACGCCTTCCTGTTTGAGGTGTTGAATAAAAAGCATCTTTTTTTCAACTAATTCGTCAAATTCTGCCCATGTGTATTTGGAAACAGAGTCCTTTGGGGAAGTACGTTCAATCGTTGCACCTGGCATATCTGACACAATTAGATAATCAATATCGCTGTGCTCAGAGTAGTCCCCTCTTGCGACAGATCCAAATAACATTTTTGATGTAGTACTCATGACGATCTCACAATTTTTTTTACAATAACGCTTGCACAAGCGGTGAGCCAAATAACACCCACTAAGGCTTGAGAAACAATTAGCAACTTGCCTTCAGGGTTAGTTGGAGCGATGGCGCCATAGCCCAGAGTGGTGATCGTCATCACAGAAAAATATAAAGAGTCAACTCCCTTTGAGACGATATCTCCCCCATTTGAACTTCCTTCAATCAATGCTCCAAAGCGGTAATTTATAAATGTAAGAATGCACACGAGCGATAAGCCTGAGAAGAATACATATCGTGAACGCATTCCATATCCAGAAATAAGCATCCATAGGAAATCTACAAGAAATGTAAAAACAAAACGGAAAAGTTTATAAATCCATTTGAATGACAACCTCTTCTGGTTGCCCTTAATTGTTAATCCAAACCTTTTTTGATACCTATTGTACACCTTGTAATAAAACTCTGCATCAGATTGGAAGTTTGGATTCTCAACTTGTTTTGCGTTTTTTTTAAGATCTGCAAAAACTCTTAAGGCTATATTGGGGTGCATCACCTTGCTAATGCCTTTAATTGCCTTTGGGTCAAGATAGCAATTATCCATTGTTGCTCTATAGAAATTACAACCATGGAATTCACAGCCATGGAATTCACAATTTTCAAATTTGGTATCGATAAAGCGACAATCGATAAATTTACAAGATACGAATTCTAGCCCTTTGAGAGTTGTTTTGCTTAAGCTACAATTTTCAAAATGTAATTCTTTTAGCGGTGGAGTTTCACCTTTCACGTATTCCCACAAAGCTGGCCAATATATCCCGTTGTGAAAACCTTTCCCATTGCGCAATACAGTAGAAAACTCTCCCGGGCTCTTAATCTTATCACATTCCCCATGAAGCCTAAAAAATGGGTCTTGACTCACAATCATCCTCCCATACTATTCTGGTCCAATTCAAACATTATATATTCATCCGTACAAGAATATACTTGTTATTTCAAGGTTCATGTATAGTTCTGAACCGTTAGCGAGTTCCTTAAGGTAAACTTCCTCATATTTTACTGTCCATCAAAACCGTTCAATGAAAACGTTATCTAAAGCACGACCTCGTCCATCTATGCTAATTGTCTCAGCTACTACTTGAAGAATTTTTCTAATAGTTGGATACCATTCATAATCCTCTTCAGCCTACTTCAGTAAATCCAATAAAGCTAAACTCATTATTTAAACCTTTTTTACTGCCTCACCTGTTAAGAAATACACATAAACAAGAAACAACCAGTAAGCAATACATGGAATCAGGAGATATAAAAAAGACTTTAATTCTTTGGAGTCAACAAACAAAGGAGTTTTCCCGCTAAATGAAATATTCTAAAGTGGGATACAAGTGGGATAACAAACACCTAAATAAAAAAGGGTTTACAGCTGTAAAGCTATAAACCCTTGATTTATCTGGTACCGGGAGAGAGAATTGAACTCTCATGGTATCACTACCGGCGGATTTTGAGTCCGCTGCGTCTACCAATTCCGCCATCCCGGCACATCGAGAAACTTTTACTATTAGATGAGCCAACAACTGTCAAGACTATTTAATGCAAGGTGTTACCTTTTAACTACTTTATTTTGCTCATATCCATATCCCGGTCAACTTGACCCACCTAAACTCAGCAATATTACTATTTTACAAATACTCCCTCTTGTAAACCGGAATGCTAAATGCTAACCATTTCTGCCTACATTAACTATATATCTACGTGAGTATTTCATGATCCCCACCGGTTCCCTTGTTAACGCTGCATCTATTATCGGCGGCTCACTGATTGGTGTTATGCTGCACAGTAGATTCCCCGAGCGCATCAGACAGATTGTATTTCAAGGGCTAGGCCTTAGCACTATTGTTATAGGTATGCAGATGGCCCTGAAAGTTCAAGACATTCTCATACTCATATTCAGCATACTCATCGGCGGGATAATCGGTGAATTACTAAGACTTGATACACTATTCGAGCGGCTGGCGGGCCGACTCAAAAGAATGGTCGGATCTAAAGAGACAGGCTTCATTGATGGGTTTATTACTGCATCTCTCATTTTCTGTATCGGCGCAATGGCTATAATCGGATCTTTTGAGGAAGGCATTAAAGGTGATCCCACTATCATCTATACTAAATCTATCCTTGACGGCTTTGCCTCAATTGCACTCGCGTCCACTTACGGTATGGGTGTTCTGTTTTCATTCATCCCCGTGCTTCTTTACCAAGGCGCATTGACCATTTTTGCAAACTCTTTCCAAGAATGGTTTTCTCCGCTCTTGATTGAACAGCTCACCGCCACAGGCGGAGTTCTCATTATAGGCATCAGCTTGGTTTTATTGGATGTTAAGAAAATAAATTTATCTAATTTACTTCCATCACTCGGTGTAGTCGTTATACTTACAACTCTTTTCCGCTAATTTTCTTTCCTTTTTTTATTTTTTTTGCTTTTTCTTCATTGAATATTTAACGAGGCTGAGGTTTAATGAACATATGAAAATCCGCTGGAAAATACTCCTCATACTCCTAACGTTCTCTTTGTTACCCCTAATTATAATCCGATTTTATGGTCTAAACTCGCTAACAGACCTCGGCTCAGACCTTCAAATCCAAACGAGAGTAACTCTACTAGAGAGGGCAACAGACAGCCTTGCCCACATGGCCGAAGGAACTGCCGCAATCATTAATCTTGAAGACCGATTATATAGAACGACCCTAAAAAGTGTGCGGTCAGAGGCCGAAAATCTTCTCACAGCCCAAAAAAGCCCTTCGCTTATGCGTCCACCATTCATCACGTCCCCTAAAAAAGTGCTGAATGAACCAACGCTTGTCATAGACCCAAACTACAAAAAAACAGCGATGATGGGCCGCGGCATGCACCGTCAAATGAAACATTCGGAAAAGCCCCCTGAAAAGGGAGATCTTATTGACCTCCCCATCTCGCCTGATCATATGTCCTATTGGCTGTCTCCGGGACTGTCGGAAAGTGAAGCTATGCCCTTCGTCCGTAGGATTTCTCCTCTCTTACATATGTTTCAAGCATGCAGTTCAACGCTTAATACTCTCGCCCTGTGGCAGGAAGTCACCCTTGAAAATGGGCTGCAAGCCACCTATCCGGCGCACAACTCATTTCCGCCGATGTATGACCCGCGTATCAGTCTATGGTATAAAGAGGTCAAAAAAGAGCTTAAAACCGTATGGACTCTCCCTGTCCCCGATCCGGCAACAAGATCCCTGTGTTACCGTCTATCAAGTCCTCTGTTTAATGAAAAAGATGAATTTATCGGTGCTACATCTCTAGTTATTCCTGTGGGAACAACAATTAGCAGCTCAATGATCATAAATGCTGAACAGAATGTTAATATCATGATGGTTTCAACCCGATATGAAAATGATAGTCATAAGGACAAACTGTTGATCGTTGGGCGCAATGAAGGTGCTTTAGAAGAAAGTACTACCAAAAATATAATGGGGCACTTTTGGCAAGCCCCGCCCGAACCGGAATATGTTTTCGAGAACAACCCGGAATTTTCAAGCCTTGTAGATGATATCACAATGCAAAGAGCTGGTGTTCTTCAAATGAATTACAAGGGCATTCCTGCTCTTTGGACGTACAGCCCGATAAATGATTCATTGGCCCTTTTAATCGTAATTCCTGTAAGTGATTTTACTGCTGAAGCAGACGAAGCTGAGCAATACGTAAGCGAGAGTATCACCCGTCAAATTAAAGAGACAACCCTCATCGTTTTATCAATAATTTCATTTCTTAGTATTGTTGCATATTTTGTGTCACAAAGCCTTTCATCTCCCATCCGGCAGATATCAGAGGCCGTTATAAAAGTAGGAAATGGAGACTGGAACGCGCGGGCTGATCTACACTCAAAGGATGAGCTCGGAGAACTTGCTGAGAATTTCAACTTCATGGTTCCTCAACTACGAGAACATTCATCTATACTTCAAGCTCTCTCACTTGCAGATGAGGCTCAGCAAAACTTGCTGCCTCAAACAACACCTGAAGTCTCAGGAGCTGAAATTGGTGCCAAGTGTGTGTTTTCAGAGAAAACCGGCGGCGACTATTTTGATTTCATCGGATGTCAAACATGTGGCAAAGACGTCTTCGCAACCGCGATAGGGGATGTATCGGGACATGGCATTAGCGCAGCACTGCTGATGACCAGCGCCAGAGCATATATTCGCGCTTTGACGGGAAAGGGACGACCACTGGTTGAAGTCGTCAGCAAAGTTAACGCACTTGTAACCGAAGACTGCGCACAGACGGGTCATTTTATGACACTGTTCACTGCTATATGTGACACAAAAAACAAAACGGTTAACTGGATTAGAGCCGGACATGACCCTGGACTCATTTATACCCCTGAAACTGACGAGTTTGAAGAAATGATAGGAACAGGTCTGGCTATAGGAGTTGATGAATACTACCTGTACAAAGAACATTTCACTCAGCTGAAATCGGGCCAGATTCTAACTTTATATACTGATGGAATATGGGAAGCACATAGCCCCAAGGGTGAGCAGTTCAGCAAAGAACAAGTTCGTCAAATAATACGCGAAAACTGTGACAAGCCGGCGCAGGAAATAGTAGAAGAAATTCATACTCAGGTTGCAGCCCACAGGAGAGGCCTCCCGCTTGAAGACGATTGCACCGTCATCATAATTAAATTTTTATGACATATTCAATTTACGAATTGGCGACCTATGCCTTCGATCCCCTACACGCTTTCTGGGAACGCGAGAAAACACAGCGAGCAGTTGCCGGCGTTCTTGTAGCCTGTTTTATAGCTGCGCTTATCGGGATAGAACTTGGCAGACGCGGATGGTTGCCGGAATTCATTGCTACAAAAACACCCGATAACCACTACCACGCTATCGGTATTGCTTTTACGCTGGTTTTAATACTTGAAGTAATCAGTCTGATTTTTGTTCTGCCCTGTTCCTTTGCAAAATCAGTCGGCAAACAATTCGAAATTCTCTGCCTGATTCTGATGCGAAGTTCCTTCAAAGAACTAGTTAATTTCCCCGAACCTATAACTTTCACTGGTGACTTAACCCCAATTTACCGAATTTTATCTGATGGAACGGGTGCCTTTGCCGTATTTGTCCTTCTTGGGATATATTACAAGATACAGCGTCCTCTGCCAGCCTTAAGGCCTGCGTTCAAGTTCCGCTATGTTGCATCTAAAAAGCTGGTAGCTTTATTTATGCTGGTTATTTTTGCAGGGCTTGGAGCATACAATCTGCTATCTCCAGTACTTGGAGTTCACCATTTTGATTTCTTCAGCACCTTCTATACAATTCTTATTTTCAGCGACATATTACTAGTTTTGATTTCCCAGAGATTTCTGCCGTCATTCCATGCCGTATTCAGAAACTCTGGATTCGCACTTGTCACCCTGCTCATAAGGCTTGCACTAGCGGCTCCACCTTTCTACAACGCTATTCTAGGCGTTATTTCAGCAGGTTTCGCAGTATTGTTAACCCTTGCCTATAATTCATTCTACCGGACAAAAACATAACGCTAAACTTCGTCCCGCAGACTACAGAAACAAATACCATCCACCGGAACTACAATATTAACATTCAATTATTCTTAATAACTGGTCAAAACTCCAGACTTATACTATTCGAAAGATAGTTATAAAAAAAAGGAGATTCATATGAGACAGTCTGAATACATTGAACTTGAAGATAAGTTCGGAGCCAATAATTATAAACCCTTAGATGTCATTATCGAAAAAGGCGAAGGTGTATGGGTTTGGGATATTGAAGGCAAAAAATACATGGACTGTCTCTCCGCCTACTCTGCTGTAAATCAAGGCCACTGCCACCCTAAAATAAAACAAGCCATGCTTGAGCAGGCAGAAAAACTAACATTAACTTCCCGCGCTTTCAGAAATGACCAATTGGGCCCTTTCTACGAAGAACTGTGTGCCTTAACAGGTTCGCATAAAGTTCTTCCTATGAATAGCGGCGCTGAAGCCGTCGAAACTGCCATCAAAGCCGTCAGAAAATGGGGCTATCTCGTCAAAGGCGTTCCGGAAGACCGCGCAGAAATAATTGTCTGTGCTGATAATTTTCACGGCAGAACCATCACTATTGTAGGATTCTCAACAGACCCTACCGCCCGCAAGGGGTTCGGCCCTTTTACTCCCGGATTTAAGGTTATTCCTTTTGGAGACTACAAAGCCCTCGAAAACGCAATTACGCCTAACACAGTAGGCTTTTTGGTGGAACCTATACAGGGAGAAGCCGGAGTTATCATCCCGCCGGAAGGGTATTTTAAGAAAGTACGCGAAATATGCACAGCCAATAACGTCACTCTGATTCTTGATGAAATACAGACAGGACTCGGGCGTACAGGAAAATTTCTAGCCGAAGAACACGAAGGAATTGAGGCAGATTTAACATTGATAGGTAAGGCTCTCTCAGGTGGATTCTACCCAGTCTCTGCGGTTCTCTCCAACTCCGAAGTTCTCGGTGTGCTTAAACCGGGAGAACATGGTTCAACTTTTGGTGGAAATCCACTTGCATGCGCAGTAGCAAGAGCCGCTCTTAAAGTTTTAACCGACGAAAAACTTGTAGACAATGCAATGAATGTCGGAGCTAAATTTTTATCAGGCTTAAAAGAAATTAAGAATGCAAAAATTGAAGAAGTCAGAGGCCGTGGACTTCTTCTAGCGGTTGAATTTAAATCAAATGCAGGCGGAGCACGGAGTTACTGTGAGAAGCTTAAAGAACAAGGGCTGCTCTGCAAAGAAACTCATGGCAATATAATCAGATTTGCCCCGCCGCTAGTAATAACGTCTGAACAAGTAGATTGGGCCTTGGACCGGATAAAACCAATACTATCAGAATAACAGCTACATACTATACATACGCACCTAAGATATAAGAAGTATAACAGAAACAGTCGCATAATTAATATGCGACTGTTTCTGTTATAGGATTGAAATATTTTCACATTTATGCTTTGTTTTTAAAAATACACTTTAACAACAATACATAATGAATAAATTAATACATAAAAACTACATTTGCAGATCCTTTATCGCAATTGCGTCCCTCTTATGCCTACTTTTGGGGCCACTTAATGCCTCAGCTTTTCAGCAAGATTTAAGATTTGAAAGAATCTCTTTAAAGGAAGGACTTTCGCAGTCATCGATCTTATGCATGCTGCAAGGTTCTAAAGGTTTTTTATGGTTCGGAACATATGACGGATTAAACCGCTATGACGGCCGACAAATGAAAGTGTATTCCAAATCCAAACTACCGGGATCAATATCCGATAGTAACATTCGCGCGATCTGCGAAGACAGCTCCGGAATGTTATGGGTCGGTACCAAAAGTGGAGGTCTGAATAGCTATGACCGCAAAACTGACTCATTTTCAAGCTTCACTCCTGACAGTGAAAACGCAAACTCAATTTCAAGCAAGACTGTAACTTGCATTTATGAAGACTCAAAAGGACAATTGTGGATAGGAACAGACAAAGGACTTAACCTCTTCGACAGAGCCTCCCTTACTTTTAAAAACTTTAAGACTTCAGACTCTCCCACAAGTATCAGTCATAACGAAATTAGATCTATCTACGAAGACATGCAGGGCCGTTTGTGGGTGGGAACAGCTAAGGGATTGAACCTATTCCTCGCTAAAGAAAATGAATTTAAACATTTTTTTAATGATCCTAAAGATGAACAATCCTTATGCGGAGATACCGTTCTCTGCTTCTACCAAGAGAACAAAGAAGAGCTGTGGATAGGAACTAAAGAAGGAATATCCATCCTTAACACTGCGGACTTTTCCTTATCCACACTATTTAGATCTTTGGAAGTAAATGATATTTTTAAAGATCAATCTGACAATCTATGGTTAGGAACATTAGAGGGACTAGCCAAAAGAGATCCTAAAACAGCACTACTTACACCTGAAAAAATGGATTTCACATTTTTCAAGTACAACCCGCTAGACCCTCAAAGCCTCAGTGATAACAAAGTTACCCATATTTTCGAAGACTTATCAGAAGTTCTGTGGGTCGGAACATACGGGGGAGGGCTGAGCAAGCTTACTCCTAAAATGCAAGAATTTGGCATAATCAGACATCAACCGTGGAAAGAAAATACACTTCCTGGAAAAGAAGTCAGTGCTGTCCTCGAGGACCGTGAAGGGTTACTCTGGATCGGAACGTACAAACATGGCCTAAGTAAATACAATCCTCAAACCGGAGAAATCACAAGTTTTAATTCAAAATCTCCGGAACCTTGGACTCTTTCGGGAAACAGAATTAACTGTTTCTTTCAGGATTCTAAAGGGCTGATATGGGTAGGGACACGCAAAAAAGGCGTTTTTGTAATTGACAAAAGCAAAGGGATTGTATCTCGGTACAAACGAGACAAGAAAAATAAAAACTCTCTAAGCCAAAACAACATATGGTGGATAAATGAAGGAAGCCAAGGCTATATTTGGATAGGCACCAGCAAAAAGGGGCTGAACAGACTTAACCGTGAAACTGGCGATTTTAAAATTTATAAACATTCCGACTCAGACCCACAAAGCATAGCTCACAACCGCGTACGTAATATTTTTGAGGACAGTAAGAATAATTTCTGGATCTGCACCAATGCAGGCATAGACCTTATGAACCGGACAGACGGCACGTTCATTCACCACAAGAGCGATCCGGACAATCCGAAAACCGTATCCAATAACAGGGTAACACCAGTTGCCGAGGCAGCCGACGGCTCTCTATGGATAGGGACTGACGAAGGGCTTAACAGGTTTGACCCGACAACTAAAGAATTCACCAGATACACAAAGAAAAACGGCCTTGCCAATGATGGAATACAAGGACTGTGCATAGATAGGGACGGAGATATCTGGGTCTCGACATTTAAGGGAATCTCACATCTTGACCCTACAACTGGCGAAGTCCTTAACTTCGGTCAATCCGATGGACTGCAGGGTATAGAATTCTGGATCAACTCATATAATAAAGGACAAAGCGGTCTGTTATACTTCGGTGGCCTTGACGGGCTTAACATGTTTAATCCCAATAACATCAAAATCAACCAAACTCCTCCGCCTGTCGTTATCACTAATTTAAACATAATGAACTCGCCGGCAAAACTGACAACAAACATAACAGAAACTAAAGAAATAAACCTTTCATGGAAAGATGCCATGTTTAGTTTCAGTTTCGCTGCGCTAGACTATCAAAACCCGCACTTGAACAAGTACAAATATAAACTCGAAGGTTTTAACGACAACTGGCTAGATGCAAATAAAGGGACCGCAACCTTCACAAACTTTGACCACGGAAGCTATATTTTCAGAGTTAAAGCATCTAACAGTGATGGAATTTGGAACGAAACCGGCACATCAATCAAAATAACTATTACTCCACCATTCTGGAAAACGTGGTGGTTTAAATTTGCCCTACTACTTTTAGGTCTTTTAATCATTTTTGTGGTAATCCACTTCCGCGTAAAATCCATAGAAAAACAAAGAATGAAACTTGCCATTCTGGTGGATGAAAAAACTATTGATCTAAACACTGAGATCGAAAAGCATATGCAGACTGAGGTGGAACTCGAAAAGGCAATAATCAAAGCTGAAAAAGCAAATAAATCAAAGAGTGCATTCCTTGCTAGCATGAGCCATGAGATTCGTACTCCGCTAAACTCTATTATAGGCATCGCAGATCTGCTGAAAGGAACTGACCTTGACGGAGAACAAACAGAATATGTGGACATATTTGAGTCCTCAGGAGAAATTCTTCTCTCAATAATTAATGACATACTTGATTTTTCAAAACTAGAAGCTGAGCATGTTGAACTGGAATCAATTCCGATTGATTTATTGCAGGAAGTTGATGCAATTCTCTATTTACAGGTTGTAACAGCTTCATCACGTGACATAGAACTGGTTTGTAATTTCAAGCCAGATGTTCCTGAATTTGTTATCGGAGATCCTACAAGACTGCGCCAAATCCTGCTTAATATCCTTTCAAACGCAGTTAAGTTTACAAAGAGCGGAGAAGTAAGCATCACAGTCTCACGTGCGCTGAATAACGAAAGCATGAACAATATTGGAAGCATCACGTTCACCATTGAAGATACAGGAATAGGCATTAGTCCTGAACAATTAGAAGAGATATTTGCTCCATTTTCACAAGCGGACTCTTCTACAACCAGGAACTTCGGCGGCTCTGGCCTGGGCCTTTCGATTAGTAAGAAATTAACTGAACTCATGGGCGGAACGCTTAGCGCAACGAGTATTCCGGGCGAAGGGAGCTCTTTTGAAGTAACTCTACCGCTTACAAGAGACCTAGAGTCTCAATCATTTCTTGCACCGGACTTATCTGGCGTGAATTTCATTATAGCTGTGGAAAACCATAAAACCCTTGATTCTACTTGCGATATTTTAAATTACTATAAAGCAACCACAACTCCATGCACCAATGTAAATTCCCTGATGACATTTTTAAAATCCTCGCAGGAACACAAGCCGCAAATACTTATCCTCGACTTGGACTTTGAAAATGGGAATGGCACCCAAATTCTCGAATCAATCACAAGCTCTGGGCTTTCAGTTCCGCCTGTAATGCTGCTGCAACGCGGAGCAAGTTTTGATAGAACTCTCCTGAATCACGAACTGGTCGTATCTGGAATAACAAAACCAATTATGAGGCGGCAACTTCTTCGTTCCATTTTAGAAGTATTAAACTTAAATTCGGATGAAGCTAAAACTTCTACTGGCAAAATCGATATAACCCTGCCACCACTGAAAATTTTGCTCGCGGAAGACAATATTCCAAACCGGGAACTGATTCGTCATTTCTTAAAGAAATCAGATTCAACACTGGTAATGGCCTCCAATGGTGAAGAAGCTTTGAAACTTGCTCTCAATGACAAGTTTGATGTTATTTTAATGGACATGGAAATGCCGGTAATGGATGGCTACCAGTTTTTGAATCAATTCAGAATGGTTGAAAAAAATACACATGGAGAACGCACTCCAGTTATGGCATTAACTGCCCATGCTTCAGCTGAGTACAGGAAGAAATGTATAGATGCCGGAGCCGATGAATTTATATCGAAGCCAATCAAACAAAACATGCTCATTCAAGCAATCTTTGATCTATATAACAAAATGAGAAAATAATGCAGAAACTGGCTCCGCAAACAATCAAATGGGTAAGAGCCTTTCACGTATTAAGCGCATGCCTGTGGGGAGGAGGGGCTCTTTCTATGGTACTGCTTCATTGTGTGTTCACCCCTCATTCAGGAGGAGAATTGTTCGCACGAGACATCTGTCTCAAAATAATTGATGAGTATGTCGTAACGTCTGGCGCTTTCGGATGTCTCATTACTGGATTTATCTTTGCGTGGAAAACACCATGGGGCTTTTTCAAATTCAGATGGGTAACAACCAAATGGATTGTGAACGTTGGCTTCATCGCTTTTGGTTTTCTATTTTACATGCCGTGGCTTGAGCGCATGAGCGATCTTTCCGGCAGTACTAAACTAATGGCCCTGCAAACTCCTGAATATTTGCGTAGCCAACTCTTAAATGAAATTTCTGCATTTATGGTTTTTGGATGTCTGCTGCTATTGGTCTGGATTTCCGTATTCAAGCCTTGGGGCAAAAGCAATTTTACTGTTAAAACTTGACATTCATGCCTTGCAAATGCTTGATTCCTTTTCCGGCAACGGAAACTTTACAGCTTCCATAAAAGCTAAACATAAGCCCATGTGCAAATAATATTTTCCCGGAGGATTTTAGAATGGATAAAGGATACGCAGCAACAATCGCTTCAGACATCATGCAGATGCTGGAAACCACTAAGGCCAGCGGACTGGAAATGAACAGTGGATTCCAGAATGACGCTTTTAAAAGTGAAACATTCATGTTCGGGTACATTTTCTACCCAAGAGAAATCCTCATGAATGTTCCAAACCTCCCGCAGTCCGTAAGAAAGAAAATCAAGAAATCAAATATACTTGGAACTGTT
It includes:
- the rocD gene encoding ornithine--oxo-acid transaminase, encoding MRQSEYIELEDKFGANNYKPLDVIIEKGEGVWVWDIEGKKYMDCLSAYSAVNQGHCHPKIKQAMLEQAEKLTLTSRAFRNDQLGPFYEELCALTGSHKVLPMNSGAEAVETAIKAVRKWGYLVKGVPEDRAEIIVCADNFHGRTITIVGFSTDPTARKGFGPFTPGFKVIPFGDYKALENAITPNTVGFLVEPIQGEAGVIIPPEGYFKKVREICTANNVTLILDEIQTGLGRTGKFLAEEHEGIEADLTLIGKALSGGFYPVSAVLSNSEVLGVLKPGEHGSTFGGNPLACAVARAALKVLTDEKLVDNAMNVGAKFLSGLKEIKNAKIEEVRGRGLLLAVEFKSNAGGARSYCEKLKEQGLLCKETHGNIIRFAPPLVITSEQVDWALDRIKPILSE
- a CDS encoding helix-turn-helix transcriptional regulator, producing the protein MKKDIWLNLSPRVIKRIEEGKPNQAGYLAGLVKAQEKLGFPDNLPLMDREEVGRKVLKVAPEIKEILVKDSDGSVDNKLASQRVEYLVIKDHGMEFFPVSRGAGAELTLKELRARTGYSLRKLAELLEVAPSTISKWESGKVSFTCEAAQHVCAVLGLNPEILAYSKRESVFAGAKVKQFMDQRELRIVDLIEQSGLQRTLVDKILRNEQALTESSAEKIAPVLGCATADLFEK
- a CDS encoding nucleotidyltransferase domain-containing protein; amino-acid sequence: MSTTSKMLFGSVARGDYSEHSDIDYLIVSDMPGATIERTSPKDSVSKYTWAEFDELVEKKMLFIQHLKQEGVILSDEDNRLSNIFSKFSPKKSYRKDYNETKALLELLAVIPEEKHSVLWYADVLFVAFRNLTITHLAERGEYVFSPQLLSTTLGNHIWNNMEVIRRAKHAYREKTESFYLNSNFIQSTACLVTNALGIDFSPVKTGDEQFTENLLSLSATGNPWYLRVRAAEGLLNHNHKGRIPPAIWDRHKDIITNQFSYRDFISQLELDSAIYNIIEDAFMAKLAVK
- a CDS encoding DUF554 domain-containing protein, which gives rise to MIPTGSLVNAASIIGGSLIGVMLHSRFPERIRQIVFQGLGLSTIVIGMQMALKVQDILILIFSILIGGIIGELLRLDTLFERLAGRLKRMVGSKETGFIDGFITASLIFCIGAMAIIGSFEEGIKGDPTIIYTKSILDGFASIALASTYGMGVLFSFIPVLLYQGALTIFANSFQEWFSPLLIEQLTATGGVLIIGISLVLLDVKKINLSNLLPSLGVVVILTTLFR
- a CDS encoding ion channel — its product is MSQDPFFRLHGECDKIKSPGEFSTVLRNGKGFHNGIYWPALWEYVKGETPPLKELHFENCSLSKTTLKGLEFVSCKFIDCRFIDTKFENCEFHGCEFHGCNFYRATMDNCYLDPKAIKGISKVMHPNIALRVFADLKKNAKQVENPNFQSDAEFYYKVYNRYQKRFGLTIKGNQKRLSFKWIYKLFRFVFTFLVDFLWMLISGYGMRSRYVFFSGLSLVCILTFINYRFGALIEGSSNGGDIVSKGVDSLYFSVMTITTLGYGAIAPTNPEGKLLIVSQALVGVIWLTACASVIVKKIVRSS
- a CDS encoding SpoIIE family protein phosphatase, whose translation is MAEGTAAIINLEDRLYRTTLKSVRSEAENLLTAQKSPSLMRPPFITSPKKVLNEPTLVIDPNYKKTAMMGRGMHRQMKHSEKPPEKGDLIDLPISPDHMSYWLSPGLSESEAMPFVRRISPLLHMFQACSSTLNTLALWQEVTLENGLQATYPAHNSFPPMYDPRISLWYKEVKKELKTVWTLPVPDPATRSLCYRLSSPLFNEKDEFIGATSLVIPVGTTISSSMIINAEQNVNIMMVSTRYENDSHKDKLLIVGRNEGALEESTTKNIMGHFWQAPPEPEYVFENNPEFSSLVDDITMQRAGVLQMNYKGIPALWTYSPINDSLALLIVIPVSDFTAEADEAEQYVSESITRQIKETTLIVLSIISFLSIVAYFVSQSLSSPIRQISEAVIKVGNGDWNARADLHSKDELGELAENFNFMVPQLREHSSILQALSLADEAQQNLLPQTTPEVSGAEIGAKCVFSEKTGGDYFDFIGCQTCGKDVFATAIGDVSGHGISAALLMTSARAYIRALTGKGRPLVEVVSKVNALVTEDCAQTGHFMTLFTAICDTKNKTVNWIRAGHDPGLIYTPETDEFEEMIGTGLAIGVDEYYLYKEHFTQLKSGQILTLYTDGIWEAHSPKGEQFSKEQVRQIIRENCDKPAQEIVEEIHTQVAAHRRGLPLEDDCTVIIIKFL